A single window of Debaryomyces hansenii CBS767 chromosome F complete sequence DNA harbors:
- a CDS encoding DEHA2F18238p (similar to uniprot|P40081 Saccharomyces cerevisiae YER134C) — MSYKYPPAVVFDLDYTLWPCWCDTHISMPLKPVSKREVVDRYGMQLKLYKDVENILMELKSQDVTIIGASRTATPRVAQELLSLFHINDIPMIKYFHSLQWGQGSKIKHITKAAKSLGMHDDLEEGGFILFDDESRNRDVTSINCEFVHIDETKGLTRGVFEKGLQVWTENRNK, encoded by the coding sequence ATGAGCTACAAGTATCCGCCTGCTGTCGTTTTTGATTTAGATTATACGTTATGGCCATGCTGGTGTGATACACATATATCTATGCCACTTAAACCGGTGTCAAAAAGAGAAGTTGTTGATAGATACGGTATGCagttaaaattatataaggACGTTGAAAACATACTAATGGAGTTGAAATCACAAGATGTGACGATCATTGGGGCAAGCAGAACAGCCACCCCACGAGTAGCGCAGGAGCTTTTATCGTTATTTCACATAAATGATATACCTATGATTAAATACTTTCATTCTTTACAGTGGGGCCAAGGGTCTAAAATCAAGCATATAACTAAAGCAGCAAAGCTGTTAGGAATGCATGATGATTTAGAAGAGGGAGGTTTCatattatttgatgatgaacTGAGAAATAGAGACGtaacttcaataaattgtGAATTTGTTCATATCGATGAAACAAAGGGTTTGACTCGTGGTGTATTCGAGAAAGGCTTACAAGTATGGACTgaaaatagaaataaatag
- a CDS encoding DEHA2F18260p (no similarity) — MAVQLKSSRSKFKITATAGAVIVGSYIVLKTFPHLTDSIYNYLTGSGEVEEDNEPIELEEEAEDQQSRVQATVGKSSSESQVEISKWSDNSLKSWLKDVSTLF, encoded by the coding sequence ATGGCGGTTCAATTAAAGAGTAGTCGTAGCAAGTTTAAAATAACTGCAACTGCAGGTGCAGTTATAGTCGGTAGCTATATTGTTTTGAAGACTTTTCCACATCTAACAGattcaatttataattaCTTAACTGGTAGTGGAGAAGTTGAAGAGGACAATGAACCTATAGAATTGGAGGAAGAAGCCGAAGATCAGCAATCGAGAGTTCAGGCAACGGTTGGAAAATCAAGTAGCGAATCTCAAGTGGAAATATCCAAATGGTCTGATAATAGCTTGAAAAGTTGGTTGAAAGATGTAAGTACTTTattctaa
- a CDS encoding DEHA2F18282p (highly similar to uniprot|P04912 Saccharomyces cerevisiae YBL003C HTA2 One of two nearly identical (see also HTA1) histone H2A subtypes): protein MSGGKGKAGSSEKASTSRSAKAGLTFPVGRVHRLLRKGNYAQRVGSGAPVYLTSVLEYLAAEILELAGNAARDNKKSRIIPRHLQLAIRNDEELNKLLGHVTIAQGGVLPNIHQNLLPKKSAKGKASQEL from the coding sequence atgTCTGGTGGTAAAGGTAAAGCCGGTTCTTCTGAAAAAGCTTCAACTTCAAGATCCGCTAAGGCTGGGTTAACTTTCCCAGTCGGTAGAGTTCATAGATTATTAAGAAAAGGTAACTACGCTCAAAGAGTTGGGTCTGGTGCTCCAGTTTACTTAACTTCTGTTTTAGAATATTTAGCAGCTgaaattttagaattaGCTGGTAACGCTGCTAGAGATAACAAGAAATCTAGAATTATCCCAAGACATTTACAATTGGCTATCagaaatgatgaagaattgaacaAGTTATTAGGTCATGTTACAATTGCACAAGGTGGTGTTTTAccaaatattcatcaaaaCTTATTACCAAAAAAATCAGCCAAAGGTAAAGCTTCTCAAGAATTATAA
- a CDS encoding DEHA2F18304p (highly similar to uniprot|P02293 Saccharomyces cerevisiae YDR224C HTB1 One of two nearly identical (see HTB2) histone H2B subtypes required for chromatin assembly and chromosome function): MAPKAEKKPASKAPAEKKPAAKKTATSGTKKRSKTRKETYSSYIYKVLKQTHPDTGISQKAMSIMNSFVNDIFERIAGEASKLAAYNKKSTISAREIQTAVRLILPGELAKHAVSEGTRAVTKYSSAAN; encoded by the coding sequence atGGCCCCAAAAGCTGAAAAGAAACCTGCCTCAAAAGCCCCAGCTGAAAAGAAACCTGCTGCTAAGAAGACTGCTACTTCTGGAACCAAGAAGAGATCTAAGACCAGAAAGGAAACTTACTCTTCTTACATTTACAAGGTTTTAAAGCAAACTCACCCTGATACTGGTATCTCGCAAAAGGCTATGTCTATCATGAACTCTTTTGTTAACGATATTTTCGAAAGAATTGCTGGTGAAGCATCCAAGTTAGCTGCTTACAACAAGAAATCTACTATTTCTGCTAGAGAAATTCAAACTGCTGTTAGATTAATCTTACCTGGTGAATTAGCTAAGCATGCTGTTTCTGAAGGTACCAGAGCTGTTACTAAATACTCTTCAGCTGCTAACTAA